A genomic region of Brevibacillus sp. JNUCC-41 contains the following coding sequences:
- a CDS encoding acetylornithine transaminase, with amino-acid sequence MSNIFPTYARWNIEPTTASGLKITSTAGKEYLDFTSGIGVLNLGHCHELVKSAITEQLNKYWHVSNMFQSSLQERTAKMLADASGLSQVFFANSGAEANEAAIKLARKATGKSKIVTCQQSFHGRTFATMAATGQEKIKTGFGPMLASFDYVPFNDNDAMTAAIDENTAAVMIEIVQGEGGIHVVQQSYLDTIQKQCQKHGALLIIDEIQTGIGRTGKPFAFQHFNIQPDIITTAKGLGNGLPIGAMIGKEALSEYFNPGSHGSTFGGNPVSVSAAEAVLKEIFQSGFLKETVKKAEYLESELAKALKDMEEVKEIRGLGMMVGIECKQDVQVFLMELQEEGLLVLSAGPKVLRLLPSLTVTESEIDMAINKIKKVLAIKQTI; translated from the coding sequence ATGAGTAATATATTTCCAACATATGCAAGGTGGAACATTGAGCCAACAACAGCGTCAGGATTGAAGATTACGAGTACAGCAGGTAAAGAGTATCTGGATTTCACATCCGGAATCGGGGTTTTGAATCTTGGACATTGTCATGAGTTGGTAAAATCGGCCATCACGGAACAGCTTAATAAATATTGGCATGTATCAAACATGTTTCAAAGTTCCCTACAGGAACGGACGGCAAAAATGCTGGCTGATGCCTCTGGTTTAAGTCAGGTGTTCTTTGCCAACAGCGGTGCCGAGGCGAATGAGGCAGCTATCAAACTAGCACGTAAAGCTACCGGGAAAAGCAAAATTGTCACATGTCAGCAGTCTTTCCATGGCCGTACGTTTGCAACGATGGCTGCAACGGGGCAGGAAAAAATCAAGACTGGTTTTGGACCGATGCTAGCTTCGTTCGACTATGTTCCATTTAATGATAATGACGCCATGACTGCAGCCATCGATGAAAATACGGCAGCTGTTATGATTGAAATTGTTCAAGGAGAAGGCGGCATCCATGTTGTACAGCAATCATATCTGGACACGATTCAAAAACAATGCCAAAAACACGGAGCTCTCCTTATCATAGATGAAATTCAGACTGGAATAGGACGTACAGGGAAACCATTTGCATTCCAGCATTTCAATATCCAACCGGACATCATCACTACAGCAAAGGGGCTGGGAAATGGCTTGCCAATCGGGGCGATGATTGGGAAGGAAGCACTTTCTGAGTACTTTAACCCTGGAAGTCATGGATCCACTTTTGGAGGTAATCCCGTTAGTGTCTCGGCTGCCGAAGCCGTGTTAAAGGAAATTTTCCAATCAGGGTTTTTAAAAGAAACCGTTAAAAAGGCTGAATACCTTGAGAGCGAATTGGCAAAAGCATTGAAGGACATGGAAGAAGTGAAAGAGATTCGGGGTCTGGGAATGATGGTCGGAATTGAATGTAAACAAGATGTTCAGGTGTTTTTAATGGAACTGCAAGAAGAGGGCTTACTTGTATTGAGTGCAGGTCCTAAAGTGCTTCGTTTACTCCCATCCCTGACAGTTACCGAATCGGAGATCGATATGGCGATAAATAAAATAAAAAAAGTATTGGCAATAAAACAAACTATCTAA
- a CDS encoding carbamoyl phosphate synthase small subunit has product MKSYLYLENGSVFEGELLTKSTEKTITGEIVFFTGMTGYQEVLTDPSYKDQIVIFTYPLIGNYGINEHDFESKKPHVAGVIVYEGNMSHSHYQAKYSLGEYLDKWNIPLLSHVDTRAVVKNIRQEGSMQAVITAEEEYTVVPGLVGLSAHVSEVSTKVVESFGEGDKHVVMMDFGYKKSILDSLVEQGCRVSVVPFDTEFEQIKDLKPDGILLSNGPGDPKQLEYLLGNIKKIITNFPTMGICLGHQLTALALGGNTKKMLFGHRGANQPVVDLKTKKVYMSSQNHSYEVDEPSLQGTSLQVRFRNVNDNTVEGLMHKDLPIFTTQYHPEANPGPIESSLLFNDFLQMINDYSGREKAYA; this is encoded by the coding sequence ATGAAAAGCTATCTATATTTAGAGAATGGTTCCGTCTTTGAAGGGGAACTGCTGACTAAATCGACTGAAAAAACAATCACTGGAGAGATTGTCTTTTTCACAGGAATGACCGGATATCAAGAAGTGTTGACAGATCCTTCATATAAGGACCAGATTGTCATCTTCACATACCCGCTAATCGGAAATTATGGAATCAATGAACATGATTTTGAAAGTAAGAAGCCGCATGTTGCCGGTGTGATTGTATATGAAGGGAATATGAGCCATTCCCATTATCAAGCTAAATATTCACTTGGTGAATATTTAGACAAGTGGAACATTCCTCTTTTAAGCCATGTTGACACAAGAGCGGTCGTTAAGAATATAAGACAGGAAGGTTCCATGCAGGCAGTCATCACAGCGGAAGAAGAATACACTGTCGTACCTGGCCTGGTTGGTTTATCAGCCCACGTTTCTGAGGTATCCACAAAGGTTGTCGAGAGTTTTGGGGAAGGCGACAAGCACGTGGTAATGATGGATTTCGGCTATAAAAAATCCATATTGGATTCATTGGTAGAGCAAGGCTGCCGAGTCTCTGTCGTACCATTCGATACTGAATTCGAACAAATCAAGGACTTGAAGCCAGATGGAATTTTGCTTTCAAATGGGCCTGGGGATCCAAAACAGCTTGAATACCTTTTAGGAAACATTAAAAAGATCATTACGAATTTTCCAACGATGGGCATTTGCCTAGGTCATCAATTAACGGCCCTTGCCTTAGGTGGAAATACAAAGAAAATGCTGTTTGGACATCGCGGTGCGAATCAGCCCGTGGTCGATTTGAAAACGAAAAAGGTGTATATGAGTTCGCAGAATCATAGTTATGAGGTTGATGAACCGAGCTTACAAGGAACATCGTTGCAAGTGAGATTCAGAAACGTGAATGATAACACGGTTGAGGGGCTCATGCATAAAGACTTGCCTATCTTCACTACCCAATACCACCCAGAGGCAAATCCAGGACCTATCGAGAGTTCATTACTATTCAATGACTTTTTACAAATGATAAATGATTATAGCGGGAGAGAAAAAGCTTATGCCTAA
- a CDS encoding carbamoyl phosphate synthase large subunit, translated as MPKDDTIQTILVIGSGPIVIGQAAEFDYAGTQACLALKEEGYKVILVNNNPATIMTDDMNADAVYFEPLTVDVLEKIISKEKPDGLLATLGGQTGLNLAYQLDDAGILEKYKVKLLGTPIDSIKKGEDRELFRELMFEIGEPVPDSTIVHTLEEALAFADKIGFPIIVRPAYTLGGTGGGIADSLDAFKELVRGGLQESPITQCLIERSIAGYKEVEYEVMRDGNNTCITICNMENIDPVGIHTGDSIVVAPSQTLSDDEFQMLRAASIKIISALGIIGGCNIQFALDPNSKQYYLIEVNPRVSRSSALASKATGYPIARIAAKLAVGYNLSELINPVTKSTYSSFEPALDYVAVKFPRWPFDKFTSANRKLGTQMKATGEVMALHRSFEGGVQKAVDSLELKTIGLQLSSLRNKTVPELWGKLAEKSDERIFVIFEMLRKGVTIEEIHEATAIDYFFLKSFASLIQNEMEIEAKEIDQVTREELQSYKEKGFSDRYLASVWKVNEMEVRAHRKSLGVTAVYKTVDTCAAEFESHTNYHYSTYFGENEQKKTAKKKVLMIGSGPIRIGQGIEFDYCSVHGVYALQDENVETIMINNNPETVSTDFATADRLYFEPLTLEYVLNVIEAEDIEDVIVQFGGQTAINLAKGLEEYGVNLLGTSFDTLDQLEDRDRFYQLLQKLDIPHVPGSMANGEEQLIASAEGIGFPVLLRPSYVIGGQGMEIIRSKESLLNRIANGSALVYPVLIDSYIPGKEAEIDLIADGNDVYIPIIAEHIEKAGVHSGDSMALLPAQSLTDDIKDKMTFYAKKLVRELGYKGLMNIQFVIEGNSVYVLEVNPRASRTIPIISKVTDVSLVQIATKILLGKYSLSNVFEKTGLMEEIPYAVVKYPVFSTFALSGLDSKVGPEMKSTGEGIAIGETVNEALSKVFHAQKAKHTSGVYQSGSVQLNEDLVMQIKEAGLTVGNSDFDKWLNEGNGAVVLAYGTTEEDKKLRLLAAKYRLLAFTEEETFKAYLQSLENADPGVTSLQEWLIPYSKGVSHV; from the coding sequence ATGCCTAAGGACGACACGATACAGACTATTTTAGTGATTGGTTCGGGGCCGATTGTCATCGGGCAGGCCGCCGAATTCGATTATGCAGGTACACAGGCCTGCCTTGCTTTAAAGGAAGAAGGATATAAAGTCATACTGGTCAACAACAATCCTGCAACGATCATGACTGATGATATGAATGCGGATGCTGTTTATTTCGAACCTTTAACAGTTGATGTACTGGAAAAGATCATTTCCAAAGAAAAGCCGGATGGCCTGCTCGCTACATTAGGCGGTCAAACAGGATTGAATCTTGCTTATCAATTGGATGATGCCGGGATACTTGAAAAATATAAAGTCAAATTACTGGGAACTCCGATCGACTCCATCAAAAAAGGGGAGGATCGTGAACTGTTCCGTGAGCTGATGTTTGAAATAGGTGAACCCGTTCCCGACAGTACAATTGTTCATACACTTGAAGAAGCGTTGGCATTTGCTGACAAAATCGGTTTCCCCATCATCGTTCGTCCCGCTTATACACTTGGCGGAACTGGCGGTGGGATTGCTGATTCACTGGATGCCTTTAAGGAACTTGTACGGGGCGGACTGCAAGAAAGCCCGATAACACAATGCTTGATTGAAAGAAGCATAGCTGGTTATAAGGAAGTAGAATATGAAGTTATGCGAGATGGCAACAATACGTGCATCACCATCTGTAATATGGAAAATATCGATCCGGTAGGGATTCATACAGGTGATTCGATCGTCGTGGCACCATCACAGACTTTATCGGACGATGAGTTTCAGATGCTGCGTGCCGCTTCCATTAAAATCATTTCTGCTTTAGGTATCATTGGTGGCTGTAACATTCAATTTGCACTTGATCCGAATAGCAAGCAATATTATTTAATAGAAGTAAACCCGCGTGTCAGCCGTTCATCGGCACTAGCTTCCAAAGCAACAGGTTATCCCATAGCCCGCATAGCTGCCAAGCTCGCTGTCGGCTACAATTTATCGGAGCTCATCAATCCAGTAACGAAAAGCACTTATTCAAGCTTCGAACCTGCTCTTGACTATGTAGCTGTGAAGTTCCCGAGGTGGCCATTCGATAAATTCACGAGCGCCAACCGCAAATTGGGAACACAGATGAAGGCGACTGGTGAGGTGATGGCTTTACACCGCAGCTTTGAGGGAGGAGTCCAAAAGGCCGTCGATTCTTTGGAATTGAAAACGATTGGGCTGCAGCTATCATCGCTAAGAAATAAAACAGTTCCTGAACTTTGGGGAAAGCTTGCCGAAAAATCTGATGAACGAATCTTTGTCATTTTTGAAATGCTTAGAAAAGGCGTGACGATTGAAGAAATCCATGAAGCGACAGCCATAGATTATTTCTTTCTTAAATCCTTTGCTTCATTGATCCAAAACGAAATGGAAATTGAAGCTAAGGAAATCGATCAGGTAACAAGGGAAGAACTTCAATCTTACAAGGAAAAGGGCTTTTCTGATCGCTATCTTGCATCCGTATGGAAAGTAAATGAAATGGAAGTGAGAGCGCACCGGAAATCACTGGGCGTAACTGCTGTCTACAAAACGGTTGATACATGTGCAGCCGAGTTCGAATCACATACGAACTATCATTATTCAACATATTTTGGTGAGAACGAACAGAAAAAAACGGCTAAAAAGAAAGTGTTGATGATTGGCAGCGGTCCGATCCGCATCGGACAGGGAATTGAATTTGATTACTGTTCGGTTCACGGTGTTTATGCACTCCAAGATGAAAATGTCGAAACGATCATGATCAATAATAATCCGGAAACGGTAAGCACGGATTTTGCGACGGCAGACCGCCTATATTTCGAACCTTTAACTCTTGAATATGTTCTGAATGTAATAGAGGCGGAAGATATTGAAGATGTTATCGTCCAATTCGGTGGGCAGACTGCGATAAACTTGGCAAAAGGCCTGGAAGAATACGGTGTCAATTTGTTGGGGACATCATTCGATACACTTGATCAATTGGAAGACCGTGATCGTTTTTATCAGCTCCTTCAAAAACTGGATATCCCCCATGTACCGGGCTCAATGGCTAATGGTGAAGAACAATTAATTGCCAGTGCAGAGGGAATCGGTTTTCCAGTGCTCTTACGCCCATCCTATGTAATTGGCGGCCAGGGCATGGAAATCATCCGCTCCAAGGAAAGCTTATTGAATAGAATCGCAAATGGATCGGCACTTGTATATCCCGTGTTGATCGATTCCTATATTCCAGGGAAGGAAGCAGAAATCGATTTGATTGCGGATGGAAACGATGTATACATTCCCATCATTGCTGAACATATAGAGAAAGCAGGCGTCCATTCAGGGGATAGCATGGCGTTATTGCCAGCTCAATCCTTAACGGATGATATCAAAGATAAAATGACCTTTTATGCTAAAAAACTAGTTAGGGAACTTGGTTATAAAGGACTCATGAACATCCAATTCGTAATCGAGGGAAATAGTGTATATGTATTGGAAGTGAATCCTCGCGCCAGCCGGACAATTCCAATCATAAGTAAAGTGACTGATGTATCCTTGGTGCAAATAGCGACAAAAATATTGCTCGGGAAATATTCATTGTCGAATGTGTTCGAAAAAACGGGCTTAATGGAAGAAATTCCATATGCTGTCGTCAAATATCCGGTATTCTCTACATTTGCACTAAGCGGACTTGATTCGAAGGTAGGTCCGGAAATGAAATCAACAGGTGAAGGAATTGCCATCGGAGAAACGGTAAATGAAGCGTTGTCAAAAGTATTCCATGCTCAAAAAGCTAAACATACTTCAGGTGTTTATCAATCCGGATCAGTCCAATTAAATGAAGATTTGGTAATGCAAATCAAAGAAGCTGGTTTGACAGTGGGGAATTCAGACTTTGATAAATGGTTAAATGAAGGAAACGGCGCAGTCGTTTTGGCATATGGAACAACGGAAGAAGATAAGAAGCTAAGGTTACTTGCAGCGAAATACAGACTGCTTGCATTTACGGAAGAAGAGACTTTCAAGGCCTATCTACAATCGTTAGAAAATGCTGATCCAGGGGTTACCTCGCTTCAGGAATGGCTTATACCATATTCGAAAGGAGTGTCACACGTATGA